One region of Olleya sp. Hel_I_94 genomic DNA includes:
- a CDS encoding glutaminyl-peptide cyclotransferase gives MKAFKYLTIIFLAITLFSCGDDVEAQKKSFSMTTNAQNGTISIDKTLEVSLKNPKNIPITSALYQLDGKPIEAKQPLSDFKLGEHTLKATINFDGETAEINQTIALLSDVAPKFLSIEVINTFPHDNTSFTQGLEFNNGVLFESTGQRGESKIRKIDYKTGNVITETAIPDAFFGEGITVLNNTVYHLTWQGQKGFTYDATTLEKKSSFNYGQSKEGWGFANDGTKLYKSDGTSLIWSLNPDTLIEEDHIQVCTTKGKIGRLNEIEFANNKLYANIWEKNGIAIINPKNGAVEAVIDCTILTKQIPNFSINENCLNGIAYNPETQTFFLTGKRWDKLFEVKILEN, from the coding sequence ATGAAAGCATTTAAATACCTTACAATCATATTTTTAGCAATCACATTATTTTCTTGTGGTGACGACGTCGAAGCGCAAAAAAAGAGTTTTTCTATGACTACCAATGCCCAAAACGGTACAATTAGTATTGATAAAACTCTAGAAGTGTCTCTAAAAAATCCTAAAAACATACCAATAACCTCTGCGCTTTATCAATTAGATGGCAAACCAATTGAAGCTAAACAACCACTTTCTGATTTTAAATTAGGAGAACATACTTTAAAAGCAACAATTAATTTTGATGGCGAAACCGCAGAAATCAATCAAACCATTGCATTATTAAGTGATGTGGCTCCAAAGTTTTTATCTATAGAAGTAATTAATACGTTTCCGCATGACAACACTTCTTTTACACAAGGTTTAGAGTTTAACAATGGTGTGTTATTTGAAAGTACTGGACAACGTGGCGAATCTAAAATTAGAAAAATAGATTATAAAACAGGTAATGTTATTACTGAAACTGCTATTCCTGATGCCTTTTTTGGAGAAGGTATTACAGTTTTAAACAATACCGTTTACCATTTAACTTGGCAAGGTCAAAAAGGATTTACTTATGATGCCACTACCTTAGAAAAGAAAAGCAGCTTTAATTATGGTCAAAGTAAAGAAGGTTGGGGATTTGCAAACGACGGAACTAAACTATATAAAAGTGATGGTACTAGTTTAATTTGGAGCCTAAATCCAGATACGCTAATTGAAGAAGATCACATACAAGTATGCACTACAAAAGGAAAAATTGGAAGATTAAACGAAATAGAATTTGCTAACAACAAGTTATATGCTAACATATGGGAGAAAAACGGAATAGCAATTATCAATCCTAAAAATGGTGCTGTAGAAGCAGTTATTGACTGTACCATCTTAACAAAACAAATTCCTAATTTTTCAATTAACGAAAACTGTTTAAATGGTATTGCTTACAATCCAGAAACGCAAACTTTTTTCTTAACAGGAAAACGTTGGGATAAATTATTTGAGGTTAAAATTTTAGAAAACTAA
- a CDS encoding acyl-CoA thioesterase, producing the protein MKTYNKNLIVTLDDLDALNHVNNVRYIEWVNHIAKTHWQTEASTKMQSDFYWVLLSHHIDYKYQIVLDDTVTLKTYIKSCQGVKSIRVVEILVDDKICAYSETKWCLIHAETNKPARITNDIISIFQ; encoded by the coding sequence ATGAAAACCTACAATAAAAATTTAATAGTTACTCTTGATGATTTAGATGCGCTAAATCACGTTAATAATGTGCGCTATATTGAATGGGTAAATCACATTGCAAAAACACATTGGCAAACTGAAGCATCAACTAAAATGCAAAGTGATTTTTATTGGGTATTGCTGTCCCACCACATTGACTATAAATATCAAATTGTTTTGGATGATACAGTAACACTTAAAACCTACATTAAATCTTGCCAAGGTGTTAAATCTATTCGTGTAGTGGAAATTTTAGTAGATGATAAAATTTGTGCGTATTCCGAAACTAAATGGTGTTTAATACATGCGGAAACTAATAAACCTGCAAGAATCACAAATGACATTATTTCTATTTTTCAATAA
- the fahA gene encoding fumarylacetoacetase, with protein sequence MPLSANNPDRKSWLHVDKNSDFPIQNIPFGVFLTRDDIITIGTRIGDTAIDLGALHQLGYFEGIPLTDDIFLQDTLNDFIADGRKTWRLVRNRIAEIFDADNDSLKNNVKHKEVVLFRLDEIEMQLPVQIGDYTDFYSSIEHATNVGTMFRDPDNALLPNWLHIPVGYHGRSSSIIPSGIPVHRPQGQTLPAGATEPVFGPSKLVDFELEMAFITTDANDLGEPIPVNEAEEYIFGLVLFNDWSARDIQKWEYVPLGPFLAKNFASSISPWIVTLDALQPFKADSPKPLKKLLPYLQQNGKKSYDINLEVAIQPEKAKETVVSKSNFKHMYWSMSQQLAHHTVNGCPVNSGDMMGSGTISGPTPDTYGSMLELSWRGEKPVKLNDGTERKFINDNDTVIMRGYCEKDGTRIGFGEVKTKLLPVFEAKKSK encoded by the coding sequence ATGCCATTATCCGCAAATAATCCAGACAGAAAATCATGGTTACACGTCGATAAAAACTCTGACTTTCCTATTCAAAATATTCCTTTTGGTGTTTTCTTAACTAGAGACGACATTATTACTATTGGAACACGAATTGGAGACACAGCAATTGATTTAGGCGCTTTACACCAATTAGGTTATTTTGAAGGCATTCCATTAACAGATGATATTTTTCTTCAAGACACCTTAAACGATTTTATTGCTGATGGACGCAAAACGTGGCGTTTGGTTAGAAACAGAATTGCTGAAATATTTGATGCTGACAATGACTCGCTTAAAAATAATGTAAAACATAAAGAAGTTGTTTTATTTAGATTAGACGAAATTGAAATGCAGTTACCAGTGCAAATTGGTGATTACACAGATTTTTATTCTAGTATAGAACATGCTACTAATGTTGGAACGATGTTTAGAGATCCTGACAATGCCTTATTACCAAACTGGTTACACATACCTGTTGGTTACCATGGTAGAAGCAGCTCTATCATCCCATCTGGAATACCAGTGCACAGACCACAAGGTCAAACCTTACCTGCTGGAGCAACTGAACCTGTATTTGGACCAAGTAAATTAGTGGATTTTGAGTTAGAAATGGCTTTTATTACTACTGATGCAAATGATTTAGGAGAACCAATTCCGGTTAATGAAGCTGAAGAATATATTTTTGGTTTAGTATTATTTAATGATTGGTCTGCACGTGACATCCAAAAATGGGAATATGTGCCATTAGGACCATTTTTAGCTAAAAACTTTGCGTCATCAATATCTCCTTGGATTGTTACTTTAGACGCGTTACAGCCATTTAAAGCTGACAGCCCGAAACCACTTAAAAAGCTTTTACCTTACTTACAACAAAACGGTAAAAAGAGTTACGATATTAATTTAGAAGTTGCTATACAACCTGAAAAAGCTAAAGAAACTGTGGTTAGTAAATCTAACTTTAAGCATATGTATTGGAGTATGTCGCAACAATTGGCGCATCATACTGTAAATGGATGTCCAGTTAACTCTGGAGATATGATGGGAAGTGGTACTATTTCTGGACCAACACCAGATACTTATGGATCAATGTTAGAATTATCATGGAGAGGTGAAAAACCTGTAAAACTTAATGATGGTACAGAGCGTAAATTTATTAATGATAATGATACCGTTATTATGAGAGGTTACTGCGAAAAAGATGGTACTAGAATTGGATTTGGAGAAGTAAAAACAAAATTATTACCAGTGTTTGAGGCAAAAAAATCAAAATAA
- the glyA gene encoding serine hydroxymethyltransferase, whose amino-acid sequence MQRDEQIFELIQAEKERQLDGIELIASENFVSDQVMEAAGSVLTNKYAEGYPGKRYYGGCEVVDEVEQIAIDRAKTLFGAAYANVQPHSGSQANTAVYHAVLKPGDKILGFDLSHGGHLTHGSPVNFSGKLYNPVFYGVEEATGVLNYDTIQEIATREKPQLIIAGASAYSRDIDFKRFRAIADSVGALLLADISHPAGLIAKGILNDPLPHCHIVTTTTHKTLRGPRGGMILMGKDFENPFGLKLKNGNLKMMSSLLDSGVFPGNQGGPLEHIIAAKAIAFGEALTEPFMHYMLQVKKNASAMADAFVKRDYKIISGGTDNHMMLIDLRNKNITGKDAEKALVKADITVNKNMVPFDDKSPFVTSGIRIGTAAITTRGLKENEMEAIVELIDQVIMNHENEDLLDEIAIKVNAMMSELPLFVA is encoded by the coding sequence ATGCAACGCGACGAACAAATTTTTGAACTAATTCAAGCAGAAAAAGAACGCCAACTAGATGGTATAGAATTGATTGCATCCGAAAACTTTGTCAGTGACCAAGTTATGGAAGCAGCTGGATCTGTGCTAACTAACAAATATGCCGAAGGGTATCCTGGAAAGCGCTATTATGGTGGTTGTGAAGTGGTTGACGAGGTAGAACAAATCGCAATTGACAGAGCAAAAACATTGTTTGGTGCAGCATATGCTAACGTGCAACCACACTCTGGAAGTCAGGCAAATACAGCAGTTTATCATGCAGTATTAAAACCAGGTGATAAAATCTTAGGTTTTGATTTATCTCATGGTGGACATTTAACACATGGCTCTCCTGTAAACTTTTCGGGTAAACTTTACAACCCAGTTTTTTACGGAGTAGAAGAGGCTACAGGTGTTTTAAACTATGACACGATTCAAGAGATAGCAACGCGTGAAAAGCCACAATTAATTATAGCAGGAGCATCTGCATATTCTAGAGATATAGATTTTAAACGTTTTAGAGCAATAGCTGATAGTGTTGGTGCTTTGTTATTAGCAGATATTTCACATCCTGCTGGATTAATTGCAAAAGGTATTTTAAACGATCCATTACCGCATTGTCATATTGTAACAACTACAACACATAAAACGTTACGTGGACCAAGAGGAGGTATGATATTAATGGGTAAAGATTTTGAAAACCCATTTGGATTAAAACTTAAAAACGGAAATTTAAAAATGATGTCATCACTTTTAGATTCTGGTGTATTTCCTGGTAATCAAGGTGGTCCTTTGGAGCATATAATTGCAGCAAAAGCAATTGCTTTTGGAGAAGCATTAACAGAACCGTTTATGCATTATATGCTACAGGTTAAAAAAAATGCATCAGCAATGGCAGACGCTTTTGTTAAGCGTGACTACAAAATTATATCTGGTGGTACAGACAACCACATGATGTTAATTGACCTACGTAACAAAAACATAACAGGTAAAGATGCTGAAAAAGCTTTAGTAAAAGCAGACATTACAGTTAATAAAAACATGGTGCCTTTTGATGATAAATCACCATTTGTAACTTCTGGAATTAGAATTGGTACTGCTGCAATTACAACTAGAGGTTTAAAAGAAAACGAAATGGAAGCTATTGTAGAGCTTATTGATCAAGTAATCATGAATCATGAAAACGAAGATTTACTAGACGAAATAGCAATTAAAGTTAATGCAATGATGAGCGAGTTACCATTGTTTGTAGCTTAG
- a CDS encoding DUF2892 domain-containing protein, translated as MSNFDRLVRFIVVILLISILYVGEFKGLIAFIIIVVSAMFLFASVTAFCPFYKSTNISTYDSDDYL; from the coding sequence ATGAGCAATTTTGATAGATTAGTCCGTTTTATTGTGGTTATATTGCTTATCTCTATATTATATGTTGGAGAATTTAAAGGTCTCATAGCTTTTATAATTATAGTAGTTTCCGCCATGTTTTTATTTGCTAGTGTTACAGCTTTTTGTCCATTTTACAAATCGACTAATATTTCTACGTATGACTCTGACGACTATCTATAA